The Deinococcus cellulosilyticus NBRC 106333 = KACC 11606 genome includes a window with the following:
- a CDS encoding transposase, producing MFRLLNKHPYRKTWFDFVRLNFFTALPSYTQIYLRLERLGSAIESYVGRPEKQEMVIIDSMPLPVCRPKRSLSAKVRFASLGFSTQGKVYGFKCHVWLSPEGQFVQHVVLPANEHDFTGAKKLNGRWADFGCPKIIGDKAYVSPGIITPPKKNATGVDVRWKPEYGKLRVSIERAFSWVVRVGLRSSQVKTLRTLKTRLAFAFLAHNLRFGHP from the coding sequence GTGTTCCGCCTGCTGAACAAGCACCCCTACCGCAAAACTTGGTTTGATTTCGTTCGGCTGAATTTTTTCACTGCTTTGCCCAGTTACACGCAGATCTATTTGCGTCTAGAACGGCTTGGATCAGCCATTGAATCATACGTTGGCAGGCCAGAGAAGCAGGAGATGGTGATCATCGATTCGATGCCTCTACCGGTTTGTCGTCCCAAACGGAGCTTATCCGCCAAAGTTAGATTTGCCTCCCTGGGCTTTTCCACCCAGGGCAAAGTGTATGGCTTTAAGTGCCATGTCTGGCTGTCCCCAGAAGGCCAGTTTGTGCAGCATGTGGTTTTGCCTGCCAATGAGCATGATTTTACCGGTGCCAAGAAGCTCAATGGGCGGTGGGCAGACTTTGGCTGTCCGAAAATCATCGGGGATAAGGCTTACGTGTCGCCAGGGATCATCACTCCACCGAAGAAAAATGCGACAGGGGTGGATGTGCGTTGGAAGCCAGAGTACGGGAAGCTCCGGGTAAGCATTGAGCGAGCTTTTTCATGGGTGGTGCGCGTGGGGCTCAGAAGCAGCCAGGTGAAGACGCTCAGGACGCTGAAAACCCGACTGGCGTTTGCTTTTCTAGCACACAACCTCAGATTTGGACACCCCTAA